In Myxococcota bacterium, the sequence CTCGCCTTCGTCGAGGAAGCGCCGGAAGCGGATCCCCGCCAGCACGCTCGCGTAGCCGGCCAGGTTCGCGCGCGAGATCACGTCGCCGTCGACGTCGATCGGCTCGAGCGGAGCGGGCAGGTGGATGCGGTAGCGCTCCACCGCGCCCGGCAGGATGTCGCGGCGCGTGCGCAGGCAGATGCCGCCGCGCGCGACCAGCTCCGTGAGCTCGTCCCACGAGCCGGCGCTCGCGGCCGTGCGCACGGCCATGCGCGCCGCGTAGCGCTGGAAGCGGCGGCCGGCGGCGTGATCCAGCAGGTCGAGCAGCGTCGGCTCGATCTCCTCCCAGCGGAACGGGCGGGGGAGATACATCGCGGCGCCCGCCTCCTGCGCCCCGGTCCGGTTCGCGGCCACCTCGCGCTCGTCGAGCACCACGATCGGCAGCTGCTCCACGCCGGGCAGCCGGCGCAGGTCGGCGGTGAGCTCGAGACCGTCGACGCGGCCGACCTTGGCCTCGACCACCACCAGCTCGTAGCTGCGCTCGCGGAAGGCGGCGATCGCGGCCGACGGGTCCTTGAAGTGCTCGAGCTCGATGTGGCGCATGGCGAGCAGCGTCGCCAGCTCGGCCGGCCCGCCGGGCAGCGCCGAGATCGCCATGACGCGGCGCGCGCGCTTCTCGCGCATGGGGCGCTTCTCGTCGGGGCCCGAGGGCGGCGGCGCCTCGGTCGAGTGTCTCGCGCGCTCCGCGACGGCCGACGAGATCGAGAGCGCCAGCTCGTTCGCGCTCTCCAGGCTGGGCAGCGCGCGGAAGCGGCGCTCCTGCGGCTGGCCGAGTGAGCGGCGCGCGAGCGCGCCGCTCGAGGGCAGGAGCACTTCGCGCGGCGCGCGCACCTCGACCGCGCCGCTGGCGTCGTCGATGAAGCGCAGGCGCGCGCCGCCTGCGACCAGCTGATGGCGCGCGTCGAGCCGCTTCAGCCAGGTGAGTGCCTCGCCGAGCGAGCGCATCTGACTCGCCCAGGCCCGGCGCAGCGCCGACTCGACGTCGGCCTTCGAGG encodes:
- a CDS encoding response regulator; amino-acid sequence: MSSVRHAEFLVERLRAFGLSLELAPGAASAEGVLQLGPTPFETLGRSLVLSRARFYTLGHNRLKLYDPAIFFDLPALDIGRCTSKADVESALRRAWASQMRSLGEALTWLKRLDARHQLVAGGARLRFIDDASGAVEVRAPREVLLPSSGALARRSLGQPQERRFRALPSLESANELALSISSAVAERARHSTEAPPPSGPDEKRPMREKRARRVMAISALPGGPAELATLLAMRHIELEHFKDPSAAIAAFRERSYELVVVEAKVGRVDGLELTADLRRLPGVEQLPIVVLDEREVAANRTGAQEAGAAMYLPRPFRWEEIEPTLLDLLDHAAGRRFQRYAARMAVRTAASAGSWDELTELVARGGICLRTRRDILPGAVERYRIHLPAPLEPIDVDGDVISRANLAGYASVLAGIRFRRFLDEGEARWIRVIEDLALRARGAHPTL